One Hevea brasiliensis isolate MT/VB/25A 57/8 chromosome 5, ASM3005281v1, whole genome shotgun sequence genomic region harbors:
- the LOC110662159 gene encoding uncharacterized protein LOC110662159 has protein sequence MKRFMEKRFVPEYYKQELYIKLQSLRQGGMCVEDYVKEFEMLMLRCDDVIKLGIKVERQRMKGGYKGITTKTFTKPSNTSTPLASDKGGMKKHDKGESSAKAPVGVSKGKEKEVDLAPPKRSRDIKCFKCLSNEHIALECPNKRVMVLREAQWELKSKDETCEEEENYEAYSDEEVEYVDVREMLVVRRTLSVHATKEEEQRENIFHTRCTILSKVCNVIIDGGSCTNVTFTTLVKKLNLPTLVHPHPYKLQWLNDDGDVKVTKQVVVPFSIGKYKDEVACDIVPMNASHLLLGRPWQFDRRAVHDGFKNTYSFMKDGKRIVLAPLSPQQIHQEQLINKPTEAIPKEAKELHKQVIKLLKKGYVRESMSLYFVPALLMPKKDSSIRMCIDSRAINKIIVKSFEDHLKHLRAIFEVLHQEKLHVNIKKCTFYHDQVTFLGFVVTKHGMEVDKEKVQAIQEWPVPTIISEVRSFQGLASFYQSEKLNGASLNYSTYDKEFYALVRALETWQHYPLPREFVIHADHESLKQLKGQSKLNKRHAKWVEFLESFS, from the exons ATGAAAAGATTCATGGAGAAGCGATTTGTACCTGAATATTACAAACAGGAGTTATATATCAAACTCCAAAGTTTACGCCAAGGTGGAATGTGTGTGGAAGACTATGTTAAAGAATTTGAGATGCTGATGTTGAGATGTGAT GATGTGATCAAACTTGGCATTAAGGTTGAAAGGCAAAGAATGAAAGGTGGATATAAGGGCATTACTACCAAAACATTCACAAAACCTTCTAACACTAGCACCCCACTTGCTAGTGATAAAGGTGGCATGAAGAAGCATGACAAAGGGGAGAGCTCTGCCAAAGCACCAGTTGGTGTAAGCAAGGGCAAGGAAAAGGAAGTAGATCTAGCCCCTCCCAAAAGAAGTAGAGATATAAAATGCTTCAAGTGCCTTAGTAATGAACACATTGCTTTAGAATGTCCCAACAAGAGAGTAATGGTGTTGAGGGAAGCCCAATGGGAGCTAAAGAGTAAAGATGAGACTTGCGAAGAGGAAGAGAATTATGAAGCATATAGTGATGAGGAAGTAGAGTATGTTGATGTTAGGGAGATGTTAGTGGTTAGAAGAACCTTAAGTGTACATGCAACAAAAGAGGAAGAGCAAAGAGAGAACATCTTCCATACCAGATGCACTATTCTCAGCAAGGTATGTAATGTCATTATTGATGGTGGTAGCTGTACTAATGTTACTTTTACTACCTTAGTTAAGAAACTTAATCTGCCCACCTTAGTGCATCCTCATCCTTATAAATTACAATGGTTGAATGATGATGGTGATGTTAAGGTGACTAAGCAAGTAGTTGTTCCTTTCTCCATAGGCAAGTATAAAGATGAAGTTGCGTGTGACATTGTGCCCATGAATGCTAGCCATTTGTTGTTAGGAaggccatggcaatttgatagaagggCTGTGCATGATGGTTTTAAAAATACTTATTCTTTTATGAAGGATGGGAAAAGAATTGTATTAGCCCCTCTTAGTCCCCAACAAATACATCAAGAGCAGCTGATTA ACAAGCCTACAGAAGCAATCCCGAAAGAGGCTAAGGAGTTGCATAAGCAAGTCATAAAGCTGTTGAAAAAGGGCTATGTTCGTGAGTCCATGAGCCTATACTTTGTTCCAGCTTTGTTGATGCCCAAAAAGGATAGTTCCATACGCATGTGTATTGATAGTAGGGCCATCAACAAAATCATTGTGAA GAGTTTTGAAGATCATCTCAAGCATTTAAGGGCTATTTTTGAAGTTCTACACCAAGAAAAGTTGCATGTGAACATCAAGAAATGCACTTTTTACCATGATCAAGTCACATTCCTTGGCTTTGTGGTAACCAAACATGGCATGGAGGTGGACAAAGAGAAGGTGCAAGCAATACAAGAATGGCCAGTACCAACTATAATCTCAGAGGTGAGAAGTTTTCAAGGCCTAGCCTCTTTCTACCAGAG TGAAAAGTTGAATGGAGCTAGTTTGAACTACTCAACCTATGATAAAGAGTTCTATGCTCTTGTTCGTGCTTTGGAGACTTGGCAACACTATCCCTTGCCAAGAGAGTTTGTTATCCACGCAGACCATGAGTCCTTAAAGCAACTAAAAGGACAAAGTAAGCTGAACAAGCGACATGCCAAATGGGTGGAGTTTCTTGAATCATTCTCATAA